The proteins below are encoded in one region of Vibrio sp. ED004:
- a CDS encoding OmpA family protein, with amino-acid sequence MKKQLITGSMLFSLLMSSSVMAQEKRYGASPQQSTWEMVANTPLECRLVHPIPNFGDAEFSSRASKKIILDFELKMRRPMGATRNVSLISMPPPWRPGESADRMTTIKFFQQFDGYVGGQTAWGILSELEKGRYPTFSYQEWQSRDQRIEVSLSSVLFQEKYNVFSDCVANLLPYSFEDISFTILHYDRNSDQLNKSSRKRLSQIADYVRYNQDIDLVLVATYTDSVDSKGISQNLSERRAESLREYFKSLGLPEDRIQVQGYGKRRPIADNNSPIGKDKNRRVVISLGRTQV; translated from the coding sequence ATGAAGAAACAACTCATAACAGGTTCAATGCTATTTTCGCTTCTTATGTCGTCATCGGTAATGGCACAAGAAAAGCGTTACGGAGCATCTCCTCAACAGTCGACGTGGGAGATGGTGGCTAACACGCCACTAGAATGTCGCTTAGTTCATCCAATCCCAAATTTTGGTGACGCTGAGTTTTCATCTCGTGCGAGTAAAAAAATAATTTTGGACTTTGAGCTTAAAATGCGTCGCCCAATGGGTGCGACTCGCAATGTTAGCTTGATTTCAATGCCACCACCTTGGCGCCCCGGCGAAAGTGCTGATCGCATGACAACCATTAAGTTCTTCCAACAATTTGATGGCTACGTAGGCGGACAAACGGCTTGGGGTATTTTGAGTGAGCTGGAGAAAGGGCGTTACCCGACATTCAGTTACCAAGAGTGGCAAAGCCGAGATCAACGTATCGAAGTGTCGTTGTCGTCGGTGTTGTTCCAAGAAAAGTACAATGTGTTCAGCGATTGTGTTGCCAACTTACTGCCTTACAGCTTTGAAGATATCTCTTTCACTATCTTGCATTACGATCGTAACAGCGATCAGCTGAATAAGTCGTCACGTAAAAGGCTGAGCCAGATTGCTGATTATGTTCGCTACAACCAAGACATTGATCTTGTGCTGGTGGCAACGTACACCGACTCTGTCGACAGCAAAGGCATTAGCCAAAATCTTTCAGAGCGCAGAGCTGAGTCGTTAAGAGAGTACTTCAAGTCTCTCGGCTTACCAGAAGACCGTATTCAAGTACAAGGCTATGGTAAACGTCGTCCAATTGCCGACAATAACTCGCCAATTGGTAAAGACAAAAACCGACGCGTTGTTATCTCATTGGGTAGAACGCAGGTTTAG
- a CDS encoding electron transport complex subunit E, translating into MSDHKTLIKNGMWANNPALVQLLGLCPLLAVSSTVTNALGLGIATLLVLVGSNVAVSLVRNHVPKEVRIPVFVMIIASLVTCVQLLMNAYAYGLYLSLGIFIPLIVTNCIIIGRAEAFASKNEVVPAAQDGFWMGLGMTSVLVVLGAMREVIGNGTLFDGADLLLGDWASVLRIQIFQFDNSFLLALLPPGAFIGVGFLIALKNIIDNQAKSRQPKQEKPVIERARVTNA; encoded by the coding sequence ATGAGTGACCATAAAACACTAATCAAAAATGGCATGTGGGCTAACAACCCTGCCCTAGTTCAACTTCTTGGCTTATGTCCTCTGTTGGCTGTATCTTCAACGGTGACCAACGCACTTGGACTGGGTATTGCGACTCTGCTTGTATTGGTAGGTTCGAACGTTGCTGTTTCTCTGGTTCGTAACCACGTACCAAAAGAAGTGCGTATTCCAGTATTCGTAATGATCATTGCATCACTGGTAACCTGTGTTCAACTTTTGATGAATGCTTACGCTTATGGCCTGTACCTATCTTTGGGTATCTTTATCCCACTGATCGTAACCAACTGTATCATTATTGGCCGAGCTGAAGCCTTCGCTTCTAAAAACGAAGTGGTACCTGCTGCTCAAGATGGTTTCTGGATGGGTCTTGGCATGACATCGGTACTGGTTGTACTGGGTGCAATGCGTGAGGTTATTGGTAACGGTACTCTGTTTGATGGTGCAGACCTGCTTCTTGGTGATTGGGCTTCTGTGTTACGAATTCAGATATTCCAATTTGATAACAGCTTCTTGCTAGCCCTGCTTCCGCCAGGTGCCTTTATTGGTGTTGGTTTTTTGATTGCGTTGAAAAACATCATCGACAACCAAGCAAAATCTAGACAGCCTAAACAAGAAAAACCAGTCATTGAACGCGCTCGCGTTACCAATGCTTAA
- the rnt gene encoding ribonuclease T has product MTVENEALTLKKRFRGYFPVVIDVETAGFNAETDALLEICAITLKMDENGDLQPASTLHFHIEPFEGANIEQAALDFNGIKDPFSPLRGAVSEQEALKEIYKLVRKEQKASDCSRAIMVAHNATFDLNFVNAASERCKLKRVPFHPFATFDTAALSGLAYGQTVLAKACRTAGMEFDNKEAHSALYDTQKTTELFCGIVNKWKALGGWPLVDEE; this is encoded by the coding sequence ATGACTGTAGAAAACGAAGCTCTGACCCTAAAAAAACGCTTTCGCGGCTATTTTCCAGTGGTCATCGACGTGGAAACCGCAGGGTTTAACGCAGAAACCGATGCATTATTAGAAATCTGTGCCATTACATTAAAAATGGATGAGAACGGAGATCTGCAACCTGCATCAACGCTTCATTTTCACATTGAGCCTTTTGAAGGCGCAAATATAGAGCAGGCAGCATTAGACTTTAACGGAATTAAAGACCCATTTAGCCCATTACGTGGTGCTGTGTCGGAACAAGAAGCCCTTAAAGAAATCTACAAGCTAGTGAGAAAAGAACAAAAAGCTTCAGATTGCAGTCGTGCAATCATGGTCGCTCACAATGCTACATTCGATTTGAACTTCGTTAATGCGGCAAGTGAGCGTTGTAAGCTTAAACGCGTCCCGTTCCATCCATTTGCAACTTTTGACACTGCAGCTCTTAGTGGTCTTGCCTACGGTCAAACCGTTTTGGCTAAAGCTTGCCGCACTGCAGGGATGGAATTTGACAACAAAGAAGCACACTCTGCTTTGTATGATACGCAAAAAACCACAGAGTTATTTTGCGGCATAGTAAACAAATGGAAAGCCCTTGGTGGTTGGCCTCTTGTTGACGAAGAATAA
- the nth gene encoding endonuclease III, producing the protein MNNVKRVEILERLRENNPKPETELNWNSPFELLIAVLLSAQATDVSVNKATDKLYPVANTPQAIFDLGVDGLKEYIKTIGLFNSKAENTIKTCRMLLDLHNGEVPEDRAALEALPGVGRKTANVVLNTAFGWPTIAVDTHIYRVSNRTKLAMGKTVDDVEAKLLKVIPKEFKLDVHHWLILHGRYTCVARKPRCGSCIIEDLCEFKEKTED; encoded by the coding sequence ATGAACAATGTAAAACGAGTAGAAATACTTGAGCGTTTAAGAGAAAACAATCCAAAGCCAGAGACTGAGCTTAACTGGAACAGCCCTTTCGAGTTGCTGATCGCCGTACTTTTATCAGCACAGGCAACCGATGTCAGTGTCAATAAAGCAACGGATAAGCTTTACCCAGTGGCTAATACTCCCCAAGCCATTTTCGACCTAGGTGTTGATGGCTTGAAAGAGTACATCAAGACAATCGGCCTATTTAATTCAAAAGCAGAAAACACCATTAAAACGTGTCGAATGCTGCTTGATCTACATAACGGTGAAGTTCCGGAAGATCGTGCGGCGCTAGAAGCCCTTCCTGGCGTTGGCCGTAAGACTGCTAACGTAGTATTGAATACCGCTTTCGGTTGGCCAACCATTGCCGTTGATACTCACATCTACCGTGTATCAAATCGTACTAAGCTAGCAATGGGTAAAACGGTCGACGATGTTGAGGCTAAGCTTCTCAAAGTCATTCCAAAAGAATTCAAATTGGATGTCCACCACTGGCTCATTCTTCATGGACGTTACACCTGTGTCGCGCGTAAACCACGCTGTGGCAGTTGTATCATTGAAGACCTATGTGAGTTCAAAGAGAAGACCGAAGATTAG
- the gloA gene encoding lactoylglutathione lyase, whose protein sequence is MSNGRILHTMLRVGDLDKSIEFYTNVMGMQLLRKNENKEYEYTLAFVGFGDESQGAVIELTYNWGTTEYDLGSAFGHVAIGVDDIYTTCDAIKAAGGNVTREAGPVKGGSTHIAFVKDPDGYMIELIQNKQASAGLEG, encoded by the coding sequence ATGTCAAACGGTCGTATTTTACACACCATGCTACGCGTGGGTGATCTAGACAAGTCTATTGAGTTCTATACCAATGTAATGGGCATGCAGCTATTACGTAAGAACGAAAACAAAGAGTACGAATACACACTGGCTTTCGTTGGCTTTGGCGACGAATCTCAAGGCGCAGTAATTGAGCTGACTTACAACTGGGGCACCACGGAATACGATCTTGGCTCTGCTTTTGGTCACGTTGCTATCGGTGTTGATGACATCTACACAACTTGTGACGCGATTAAAGCAGCAGGCGGTAACGTGACTCGTGAAGCCGGCCCAGTAAAAGGTGGCTCTACGCACATCGCATTCGTTAAAGATCCTGACGGCTACATGATTGAGCTGATTCAGAACAAACAAGCAAGCGCAGGTCTAGAAGGTTAA
- a CDS encoding Na+/H+ antiporter family protein encodes MNPVVISVCIMLVLALMRVNVVVALTFSAIIGGVASGMSLNDAVAAFESGLGGGATIALSYAMLGTFAVAISRSGITDLLAQSVIKRIHGKENSAASTGLKYGILASLILVTMSSQNVIPVHIAFIPILIPPLLGVFAKMNLDRRLVACVLTFGLITPYMVLPIGFGGIFLNNILLKNLHDNGLENVVASQVPMAMLLPAAGMIFGLLTAVFFTYRKPRQYKETSHTIVSTETKEINKKHILVAAAGIVAALTVQLSTGSMIIGALAGFMVFTFGGVIAWKETQDVFTKGVHMMAMIGFIMIAAAGFAAVMKQTGGVESLVEALSTSIGDNKPLAALLMLIVGLLVTMGIGSSFSTIPILATIYVPLAAAFGFSPMATIALVGTAAALGDAGSPASDSTLGPTSGLNADGQHEHVWETVVPTFLHYNIPLIVFGWIAAMVL; translated from the coding sequence ATGAATCCTGTTGTAATTTCAGTTTGCATCATGCTTGTTTTAGCTTTGATGCGTGTAAACGTAGTCGTTGCTCTGACGTTCAGTGCAATTATCGGTGGCGTAGCCTCTGGTATGAGCTTGAACGACGCAGTCGCGGCTTTCGAAAGTGGATTAGGCGGCGGTGCAACAATTGCACTTAGCTACGCTATGCTTGGTACATTCGCTGTTGCTATCTCACGTTCTGGTATCACAGACCTACTTGCTCAAAGCGTTATTAAACGCATTCACGGCAAAGAGAACAGTGCAGCATCGACTGGTCTTAAATACGGCATCCTTGCGTCGTTGATCTTAGTGACCATGTCTTCGCAAAACGTGATTCCTGTACATATCGCCTTCATCCCAATCTTAATCCCACCTCTATTAGGCGTATTCGCAAAAATGAACCTAGACCGTCGTCTGGTTGCGTGTGTGCTGACTTTTGGTCTGATTACGCCTTACATGGTTTTGCCGATTGGTTTTGGTGGCATCTTCCTAAACAACATCCTGCTTAAAAACCTTCACGACAACGGTCTTGAAAACGTAGTAGCAAGCCAAGTGCCAATGGCGATGTTGTTACCCGCTGCGGGCATGATCTTCGGTCTTCTAACGGCAGTATTCTTTACTTACCGTAAGCCTCGTCAGTACAAAGAAACGTCTCACACGATTGTTTCAACTGAGACAAAAGAGATCAACAAAAAGCACATCCTAGTAGCGGCGGCGGGTATCGTTGCAGCACTAACGGTTCAACTGTCGACGGGTTCTATGATCATCGGTGCTCTTGCTGGTTTCATGGTATTCACCTTCGGTGGCGTAATCGCTTGGAAAGAGACACAAGATGTCTTCACCAAGGGCGTTCACATGATGGCAATGATCGGTTTCATCATGATTGCAGCGGCAGGTTTCGCAGCGGTAATGAAGCAAACTGGCGGCGTTGAATCTTTGGTTGAAGCGCTTTCAACCAGCATCGGTGATAACAAGCCTCTAGCAGCACTGCTTATGCTAATTGTTGGTCTTCTGGTAACTATGGGTATTGGTTCTTCGTTCTCTACGATTCCAATCCTTGCAACTATCTACGTTCCACTAGCAGCAGCATTTGGTTTCTCACCAATGGCAACGATCGCGCTAGTAGGTACAGCTGCAGCGCTTGGTGATGCGGGTTCTCCTGCTTCTGACTCAACCTTAGGTCCAACATCGGGTCTTAATGCTGATGGTCAACACGAGCACGTATGGGAAACCGTAGTACCGACATTCTTACACTACAACATCCCACTGATCGTATTCGGTTGGATTGCTGCAATGGTTCTGTAA
- the rsxD gene encoding electron transport complex subunit RsxD: MAFFIASSPHAHNRRSTPDLMKWVAICALPGLLAQTYFFGWGTLIQLVFAIALAVTFEAAVMLLRKRPPVMALRDYSAVVTAWLLSVAIPPHSPWWILVIGMFFAIIIAKHLYGGLGQNPFNPAMVAYVVLLISFPVQMTSWNAPASLTAEATSFVDSFLMIFTGFNNEGLSLQQARLGIDGTTMATPLDAFKTALTAGNTASEALSQPQFSWLAGVGWEWVNLAYLVGGLVLIKQRVIQWHIPVAFIGSLALFSLVFLILTPGETASPTIHLLSGATMLGAFFIATDPVSASTTVKGRLVFGALIGALVFIIRSWGGFPDGVAFAVLLANMCVPLIDYYTKPRTYGH, translated from the coding sequence GTGGCCTTCTTTATCGCCAGCTCACCGCACGCACACAATCGTAGAAGCACCCCAGATCTCATGAAATGGGTGGCTATTTGTGCATTGCCAGGTCTACTAGCTCAAACCTACTTCTTTGGATGGGGTACGCTCATCCAGTTAGTATTTGCTATCGCACTTGCTGTTACCTTTGAAGCAGCCGTAATGCTGCTAAGAAAACGCCCGCCAGTAATGGCGCTGCGTGATTACAGTGCGGTTGTGACCGCTTGGCTACTCAGTGTCGCTATTCCTCCGCACTCACCGTGGTGGATTCTAGTGATTGGTATGTTCTTCGCGATTATTATTGCGAAACACTTATATGGCGGCCTTGGGCAAAACCCATTTAACCCAGCGATGGTGGCTTACGTTGTTTTGCTGATCTCTTTCCCAGTTCAGATGACCAGTTGGAATGCACCAGCCAGCTTAACGGCAGAAGCAACAAGCTTTGTTGACTCTTTCTTGATGATCTTTACGGGTTTCAATAATGAAGGTTTGTCTCTTCAACAAGCACGCCTTGGTATTGATGGCACCACAATGGCAACGCCGCTTGATGCATTCAAAACGGCATTAACGGCAGGTAACACAGCGTCTGAAGCTCTGTCTCAACCGCAATTCAGCTGGCTAGCTGGCGTAGGTTGGGAATGGGTGAACCTTGCTTACCTAGTTGGCGGCTTGGTACTTATCAAGCAACGCGTAATTCAATGGCATATTCCTGTGGCGTTCATCGGCAGCCTTGCTCTGTTTAGCCTAGTATTCTTAATCCTAACGCCAGGTGAAACCGCCTCTCCAACTATTCACCTATTGTCTGGTGCAACCATGCTTGGTGCATTCTTTATTGCAACCGATCCGGTTTCAGCTTCGACGACGGTAAAGGGTCGTTTAGTATTTGGTGCTCTGATTGGCGCATTAGTGTTTATTATCCGCAGTTGGGGTGGTTTCCCTGATGGCGTGGCGTTTGCTGTATTGTTAGCCAACATGTGTGTTCCACTGATTGACTACTACACCAAACCTCGTACATACGGCCACTAA
- a CDS encoding DUF2753 domain-containing protein, translating to MISEWEKHTLLADTALQLDDPVRSILHYQQALNLSEEITERTDIQADERLLISVISCHNLAQFWRWAGDTEYELKYLQLASEKVLTLIPQCPNTQCSSFIDSIGCCKKALIDFMKRHPNPKIASMVEKIDTATNCEMIARFRLN from the coding sequence ATGATTAGCGAATGGGAAAAACACACGTTACTCGCAGATACGGCATTGCAGCTCGATGATCCTGTACGAAGTATTCTTCACTATCAGCAAGCATTGAACTTAAGCGAAGAGATCACAGAACGTACCGATATTCAGGCCGATGAACGCTTACTGATTTCAGTGATTTCTTGTCACAATCTTGCGCAATTCTGGCGCTGGGCCGGTGATACTGAGTACGAACTTAAGTATCTTCAATTAGCTTCAGAAAAAGTGCTGACTCTGATCCCTCAATGCCCTAACACGCAATGTTCCAGCTTTATCGATTCTATTGGTTGTTGTAAGAAAGCACTTATCGATTTCATGAAACGCCATCCCAACCCTAAAATTGCTTCTATGGTGGAAAAGATCGATACCGCGACCAATTGTGAAATGATCGCTCGCTTCCGCTTAAACTAA
- a CDS encoding cation-transporting P-type ATPase has product MTSKWFTQQSSDVLNELNADQTTGLSNSEADARLEKHGTNELTAQESTSAWELYIHQYKNPLIFILAVGAIVSWSTGHAIDAIAIAVIILINTGIAFWQEFKAQKGMEALKEMAAPEAEVMRDGKWISVPAKTLVPGDIIKINTGDILPADVRILESNRLTVDEAALTGESEPVNKQFERLEDETLGLGDQKNMGFMTTIVTTGTGLAVVTSTGMQTEVGHIADMMNQTEETKTPMQERMDTIALALLVVALVVVAIVCAIGVYHGMPWLEILTTGISLSVAAIPEGLPTVVTIVLTMGSTKMVKNNALAKQLAAIETLGSTTVICSDKTGTLTQNQMQVMKAYDVSGRYWDVSGKGFDPKGEFITKGHNVEATNSPAMMKGLVVATLCNDAEYVNADGKWTVRGNPTEGALIVAAAKAGLKQDEMLSTGGYSIVKKFPFDSGRKMASVIVRDPQGKHFLALKGAPDVVLGKSTSFMVDGGFVPTLGCGVSGNLALDTAPSQDLHLNFEEAIQTFGGDALRTLAVGFRELKEEELELDFPELEQDVSILGIYGIMDPPRPEVRDAVNSCYSAGVRTVMITGDHAVTAAAIAREIGIIRSEDDLVVTGTELDQMDDEKLLSICSQVAVFARVTPEHKLRIVKAQQENNEVASMTGDGVNDAPALRRADIGVAMGITGTSVAKDSGDLILLDDNFSTIVKAVRQGRQIFDNLRKFIRQALTANVGEVSVILFAFLLMGPDVVLPLTPLMILWVNLVSDGLPALALGVEPEEKDLMERKPGKRDQGFFSNGLGARILTRGLALGGLSFVTFSYALDGGYSAQYAQTVAFLTLIFAQLWSLFDARTFTTIYRKNPFTNHYLLGAMAVSAILSLSVVYTSFGQLVFSTEALEFDHLISLIFIAAVPTFVLSAIKEVTKVKFI; this is encoded by the coding sequence ATGACGAGTAAATGGTTTACACAACAAAGTTCAGATGTTCTAAACGAACTGAACGCGGATCAAACTACAGGTTTATCAAATTCTGAAGCGGATGCACGCTTAGAGAAGCACGGTACCAACGAGCTGACAGCACAAGAGTCTACGTCTGCATGGGAACTGTATATTCATCAATATAAAAACCCACTGATTTTTATTCTAGCTGTTGGTGCAATCGTTTCTTGGTCTACTGGCCACGCCATTGATGCTATCGCTATTGCAGTGATTATTCTTATTAATACTGGTATTGCATTCTGGCAGGAGTTTAAAGCTCAGAAAGGGATGGAAGCGCTAAAAGAAATGGCAGCTCCAGAAGCCGAAGTGATGCGAGATGGTAAATGGATCAGTGTTCCAGCGAAAACCCTCGTTCCTGGTGACATCATTAAAATTAATACTGGCGATATTCTGCCAGCTGATGTTCGTATTCTTGAGTCAAACCGTCTGACGGTCGATGAGGCAGCGCTGACCGGTGAATCTGAGCCAGTGAATAAGCAGTTTGAACGCCTTGAAGATGAGACTCTTGGTCTTGGCGATCAGAAGAACATGGGCTTCATGACAACAATCGTGACTACGGGTACAGGCCTTGCTGTTGTAACAAGCACAGGTATGCAAACTGAAGTTGGTCACATCGCTGATATGATGAACCAAACGGAAGAGACGAAAACACCAATGCAAGAGCGTATGGACACTATCGCACTCGCATTATTGGTTGTTGCTCTTGTGGTTGTTGCTATTGTTTGTGCTATCGGTGTTTACCACGGTATGCCATGGTTAGAAATTCTAACAACAGGTATCTCTTTGTCGGTTGCCGCTATTCCTGAAGGTTTGCCAACGGTGGTTACTATCGTATTAACGATGGGCTCGACTAAGATGGTTAAGAATAATGCTTTGGCTAAACAGCTAGCGGCAATCGAAACGCTAGGTTCTACAACTGTTATCTGTTCAGATAAAACAGGTACGCTGACACAAAACCAAATGCAGGTAATGAAAGCGTACGATGTGTCTGGTCGTTACTGGGATGTGTCAGGTAAAGGTTTTGATCCAAAGGGTGAATTCATTACCAAAGGTCACAATGTCGAAGCGACAAACAGCCCTGCAATGATGAAAGGTCTTGTAGTTGCAACACTTTGTAATGATGCTGAATATGTAAATGCTGATGGTAAATGGACGGTTCGTGGCAACCCGACAGAAGGTGCACTAATTGTTGCAGCGGCAAAAGCAGGTCTTAAACAAGATGAAATGCTATCAACGGGAGGCTACTCAATCGTTAAGAAGTTCCCGTTCGATTCTGGTCGTAAGATGGCTTCTGTTATCGTTCGTGACCCACAAGGTAAGCACTTCCTAGCATTGAAAGGCGCGCCAGATGTTGTTCTTGGTAAATCAACTAGCTTCATGGTTGACGGTGGTTTCGTACCAACGCTTGGCTGTGGAGTATCGGGCAACTTGGCTCTCGATACTGCACCGTCTCAAGATCTTCATTTAAACTTTGAAGAGGCAATTCAAACCTTTGGTGGTGATGCTCTGCGTACACTTGCCGTTGGTTTCCGTGAATTAAAAGAGGAAGAGCTAGAGTTAGATTTCCCTGAGCTTGAACAAGACGTCAGTATCCTGGGTATCTATGGCATCATGGATCCACCACGCCCAGAAGTGCGTGATGCAGTAAATAGCTGTTATAGCGCTGGTGTTCGTACGGTAATGATTACCGGTGACCACGCAGTTACGGCAGCAGCGATTGCTCGTGAAATCGGAATCATCCGTAGCGAAGATGATCTAGTGGTAACGGGTACTGAGCTTGATCAAATGGATGACGAGAAGCTGTTGTCTATCTGTTCTCAGGTTGCAGTATTTGCACGTGTTACTCCAGAGCACAAGCTGCGTATCGTAAAAGCGCAGCAAGAGAACAACGAAGTTGCCTCTATGACCGGTGACGGTGTGAACGATGCGCCAGCACTGCGTCGTGCAGACATTGGTGTTGCGATGGGTATTACAGGTACGTCTGTTGCGAAAGACTCAGGTGACCTTATCCTGTTGGATGATAACTTCAGTACTATCGTGAAGGCGGTACGTCAGGGTCGTCAAATTTTCGATAACTTACGTAAGTTTATCCGCCAAGCACTTACAGCGAACGTGGGTGAGGTTTCGGTAATCCTATTTGCATTCCTACTTATGGGACCAGATGTAGTACTTCCGCTAACTCCACTAATGATTTTATGGGTTAACCTCGTTTCTGATGGTCTACCAGCACTCGCACTCGGTGTTGAGCCAGAAGAGAAAGATCTCATGGAGCGTAAGCCAGGCAAACGTGACCAAGGCTTCTTCTCTAATGGTCTAGGCGCTCGTATCCTAACTCGTGGTCTCGCATTAGGTGGTCTAAGCTTTGTGACATTCTCTTACGCACTCGACGGTGGTTACAGTGCTCAATACGCACAAACCGTTGCGTTTTTAACACTGATCTTTGCTCAACTTTGGAGCTTGTTCGATGCACGTACGTTTACAACGATTTATCGTAAGAATCCGTTCACTAACCACTACTTACTTGGTGCGATGGCAGTATCGGCTATCTTGTCTTTAAGCGTTGTTTACACAAGCTTCGGCCAGCTGGTATTCAGCACAGAAGCACTAGAGTTTGATCACTTAATATCGTTAATCTTCATTGCAGCAGTACCAACATTTGTTCTATCTGCTATCAAGGAAGTGACTAAAGTGAAGTTTATCTAA
- the rsxG gene encoding electron transport complex subunit RsxG, with the protein MLNAIKKNGLVLAIFACASTGLVAVTHYLTKDQIKQQEQAQLLSVLNQVIPHDLHDNELFSSCTLVQAEELGTEQAMPAYIAKLNGEPSAIAIEAIAPDGYNGAIKVIVGMKIDGTILGTRVLSHQETPGLGDKIDLRVSDWILSFAGKQVTDSNLDRWKVRKDGGDFDQFTGATITPRAVVKSVKQAVQYVNQNNQALLAQPLNCGGE; encoded by the coding sequence ATGCTAAATGCTATTAAGAAAAACGGCCTTGTACTCGCGATTTTTGCGTGTGCTTCAACAGGTTTGGTCGCGGTGACTCACTACCTGACTAAAGATCAAATCAAACAGCAAGAACAGGCTCAACTGCTGTCTGTTCTTAACCAAGTGATCCCACACGATCTTCACGACAACGAACTGTTTTCGTCTTGTACTTTGGTTCAAGCAGAAGAACTTGGTACTGAACAAGCGATGCCAGCTTACATCGCTAAACTTAATGGTGAGCCAAGCGCGATTGCTATCGAAGCGATTGCACCAGACGGCTACAATGGCGCGATTAAAGTCATTGTTGGAATGAAAATCGACGGTACTATTTTAGGTACTCGCGTGCTTTCACACCAAGAAACTCCGGGCTTGGGTGATAAAATTGATCTGCGTGTGAGTGATTGGATTCTTTCGTTTGCAGGTAAGCAAGTGACGGATTCTAATCTAGACCGTTGGAAGGTTCGTAAAGACGGTGGTGACTTCGACCAGTTTACTGGCGCTACTATCACTCCGAGAGCGGTTGTGAAGTCAGTTAAACAAGCGGTTCAGTACGTTAACCAAAACAACCAAGCATTGCTTGCTCAACCTCTAAATTGTGGTGGTGAATAA